The following proteins are encoded in a genomic region of Sulfurovum indicum:
- the rpsQ gene encoding 30S ribosomal protein S17, whose translation MPKRQITGTVIKKAGDKTATVLVERRVLHPRYHKTVKRFKKYLVHDEKNDINVGDTVTAIECRPLSKTKSFRLLEIVKRGEV comes from the coding sequence ATGCCAAAAAGACAAATAACAGGTACTGTGATTAAAAAGGCTGGAGACAAGACTGCAACCGTATTGGTTGAGAGACGTGTTCTTCACCCAAGATATCACAAGACAGTAAAAAGATTTAAGAAATATCTTGTTCATGATGAGAAGAATGACATCAATGTTGGAGATACAGTGACTGCTATTGAATGCAGACCGCTTTCAAAGACAAAGAGCTTCAGACTTCTTGAGATCGTGAAGAGAGGAGAAGTGTAA
- the rpmC gene encoding 50S ribosomal protein L29, which produces MKYIDLKDKSEAELVAMLKEKKLELFTLNAKQKTMQLTNTSELRTAKKDIARIQTALTAVRSK; this is translated from the coding sequence ATGAAATATATTGATTTGAAAGACAAAAGCGAAGCAGAACTGGTTGCTATGCTTAAAGAGAAAAAACTTGAATTGTTTACCTTGAATGCAAAGCAAAAGACTATGCAGCTCACAAACACTTCAGAGTTGAGAACAGCGAAAAAAGATATCGCTAGAATCCAAACAGCACTCACTGCTGTGAGATCGAAGTAA
- a CDS encoding phosphoribosyltransferase-like protein, translating to MNKKIDKIIKVASDYHKPLTRESVTQWINQFDEVDRIFILKETLHILKQTYISEDQAKNNLRVMLSKLCTKYGFSTVEDFLENVTFLKCQKAYKSQSVLLDMLKTIAQSDYDIDISINDLDNNKYWFYLDDNLSTGSTFFNNIVKTIDTFSYDKFKEQNIRIISCFFYLHVWGFKNTKFRLTKRYTTEIDNKITYHRFNIINNNPRIHSHYNNPAFNCAYCKDTKDVRVIEYLDNLPTMTDYDSMSNKDFAFRPNDRPKVETLFSSKVSRDRYEKIILDKGLDILEKVGDHGKSTRPLGFVNPTYQTLGMGSFVFTWRNISNTCPIVFWWEPNGWKPLFYVANRGL from the coding sequence ATGAATAAAAAAATTGATAAGATTATTAAAGTAGCCAGTGATTATCATAAGCCATTAACTAGAGAAAGTGTAACTCAGTGGATAAATCAATTTGATGAAGTAGATAGGATATTTATATTAAAAGAAACACTTCATATACTTAAACAAACATACATTTCAGAGGATCAAGCTAAAAATAATTTGCGGGTTATGCTAAGTAAACTATGTACTAAATATGGTTTTTCTACAGTAGAGGACTTTCTTGAGAATGTTACTTTTTTAAAGTGTCAAAAAGCATATAAAAGCCAAAGTGTATTATTGGATATGTTAAAAACCATAGCTCAATCAGATTATGATATAGATATTAGTATTAATGATTTGGATAATAATAAATATTGGTTTTATCTAGATGATAATTTATCGACGGGTAGTACATTTTTTAATAATATAGTAAAAACTATTGATACTTTTAGTTATGATAAATTTAAAGAACAAAATATAAGAATAATTTCATGTTTTTTTTATTTACATGTCTGGGGATTTAAGAATACAAAATTTAGATTGACTAAAAGATATACTACTGAGATAGACAATAAAATAACTTATCATCGATTTAATATAATAAATAACAATCCAAGAATACATAGTCATTATAATAATCCTGCGTTTAATTGTGCTTACTGCAAGGATACAAAGGATGTTAGAGTAATAGAATATTTAGATAATTTACCGACTATGACAGACTATGATAGTATGAGTAATAAAGATTTTGCCTTCAGACCAAATGATAGACCAAAGGTAGAGACTCTATTTTCATCTAAGGTATCAAGAGATCGGTATGAAAAAATAATTTTAGATAAGGGTTTAGATATTTTAGAAAAAGTAGGAGATCATGGAAAGTCAACACGTCCATTGGGATTTGTCAATCCTACATATCAAACTTTAGGAATGGGAAGTTTTGTTTTTACTTGGCGTAATATTTCAAATACTTGTCCAATTGTATTTTGGTGGGAACCAAATGGTTGGAAACCTTTGTTTTATGTAGCCAATAGAGGGTTATAG
- a CDS encoding NADAR family protein has protein sequence MYTNNKNIRSYTKDECISFRKTKEAYGELSNMVSGYPLVVNNTFFLSSEALYQCCRFPHLPDVQKKIIEQTSPMTAKMVSKPFRHQSRLDWDMHRIKIMKWCIRVKLAQNWDRFSKVLLSTNSLAIVEDSHKDEFWGAKFNGETFVGVNALGRLLMELREEIKNKPKEEFRQVPPPMINDFLLFRKQIGIVTETDKKIFLENSNIYQQKNLFG, from the coding sequence GTGTATACAAATAATAAAAATATAAGATCCTATACTAAAGATGAATGTATCTCTTTTAGAAAGACAAAAGAAGCATATGGGGAACTGTCTAATATGGTTTCAGGATATCCTTTAGTTGTAAACAATACTTTTTTCTTATCCTCTGAAGCGTTATACCAATGTTGCCGATTTCCTCACCTACCTGATGTACAAAAAAAGATAATAGAACAAACTAGTCCAATGACGGCAAAGATGGTGTCTAAACCATTTAGACATCAATCACGACTTGATTGGGATATGCATAGAATAAAAATTATGAAATGGTGTATAAGAGTAAAATTAGCACAAAACTGGGATAGATTTTCAAAAGTTTTATTATCTACAAATAGTTTAGCTATAGTTGAAGATTCTCATAAAGATGAATTTTGGGGTGCAAAATTTAATGGAGAAACTTTTGTTGGAGTAAATGCATTAGGTCGCTTACTGATGGAGTTACGTGAAGAGATAAAAAATAAACCAAAAGAAGAATTTAGGCAAGTCCCCCCTCCGATGATAAATGATTTTTTATTATTTAGAAAACAAATCGGAATAGTTACTGAAACAGATAAAAAGATTTTTTTAGAAAATAGTAATATATATCAGCAAAAAAATTTGTTTGGGTAA
- a CDS encoding AAA family ATPase produces the protein MDLLEHYHEHPPVNDHFTLRKTMIPPMGDVNLYGARGCGKTALVLDYLQQRDEHTLYIDLEDPNLILNTFDTLPLQEYIKEYEIAELILDHYEEGMLDEFPDVTRLIIVSRIPLHNERFMPLQLFPLDYEEFLAFEHAGSATAALNHFLKTGTLPAMAKHTRSTTLLMKQFFQQQFSPNEQSLILILARHNAQPMTVHQIYSFTKEHFRISKDFVYSTIKRFQEEGLLYFIDNAIKRSGKKMLLYDFAFVKYLTAHQPFGTQFDTMITLTLIKHGIRLKTLGVHGYLTDANELIIPAPFESEESIWVKSQNKFSLYKKHGIQKITIVTVANSYAFDIEKLHFEAIPFNEWSIAHAESDA, from the coding sequence ATGGATCTTCTTGAACATTACCATGAACATCCTCCTGTGAACGACCATTTTACTTTACGAAAAACGATGATCCCTCCTATGGGAGATGTCAACCTTTACGGTGCGAGAGGGTGCGGGAAAACTGCACTGGTGCTTGATTATCTTCAGCAAAGAGATGAACACACACTCTATATCGACCTGGAAGACCCGAACCTCATCCTCAACACATTCGATACGCTGCCGCTGCAGGAGTACATAAAAGAGTATGAGATAGCGGAGCTGATACTCGACCATTATGAGGAAGGTATGCTCGATGAGTTTCCGGATGTAACGCGTCTCATCATTGTCAGTCGTATCCCGCTGCATAATGAACGCTTTATGCCTTTGCAGCTCTTTCCTTTGGACTATGAAGAGTTCCTTGCCTTTGAACATGCCGGTTCTGCTACTGCAGCTTTGAACCATTTTCTTAAAACCGGTACGCTTCCGGCTATGGCAAAACATACCAGAAGCACCACACTTTTGATGAAACAGTTCTTTCAGCAGCAGTTCAGCCCCAATGAGCAGTCGCTCATCCTCATTCTGGCACGCCACAATGCACAACCTATGACCGTACACCAGATCTACAGTTTTACCAAAGAGCATTTCAGGATCTCGAAAGATTTTGTCTACAGTACGATCAAACGTTTCCAGGAAGAGGGGCTGCTCTACTTCATAGACAATGCCATCAAACGAAGCGGCAAAAAGATGCTTCTGTACGATTTTGCCTTTGTCAAGTACCTGACTGCTCACCAGCCGTTCGGTACCCAGTTTGATACCATGATCACCCTTACACTCATCAAACACGGCATCCGTCTTAAAACACTTGGCGTACATGGATACCTTACCGATGCAAATGAGCTGATCATCCCTGCCCCCTTCGAGAGCGAAGAGAGTATCTGGGTCAAATCGCAGAACAAGTTTTCCCTCTACAAAAAGCACGGCATTCAAAAGATCACCATCGTAACCGTAGCAAACAGTTATGCTTTTGATATTGAGAAGCTGCACTTTGAGGCCATACCGTTCAACGAATGGAGCATTGCGCACGCGGAGAGTGATGCGTGA
- the rpsS gene encoding 30S ribosomal protein S19 — protein MARSLKKGPFIDGHLMKKVLKAKEEGSNKPIKTWSRRSVIFPEFIGLTINVHNGRQFVPVFITENHVGYKLGEFAPTRTFKGHKGSVQKKVG, from the coding sequence ATGGCAAGATCGTTAAAAAAAGGTCCATTCATCGATGGTCACCTAATGAAAAAAGTGCTTAAGGCAAAAGAAGAGGGTTCTAACAAACCGATCAAAACCTGGTCAAGAAGATCTGTGATCTTCCCAGAGTTCATCGGTCTTACTATCAATGTACACAACGGAAGACAATTTGTTCCTGTGTTCATTACTGAGAACCACGTAGGATACAAGCTTGGTGAATTCGCACCAACAAGAACATTCAAGGGCCATAAAGGTTCTGTTCAGAAGAAGGTAGGGTAA
- a CDS encoding 50S ribosomal protein L23, with the protein MADITDIKSIMYTEKSLALQEEGVIVVQTTPRMTKNGLKEVFKEFFGITPLKVNSMRVNGKVKRFKGIEGKRPDSKKFYVKLPEDAKIESLAV; encoded by the coding sequence ATGGCAGATATTACAGATATCAAATCAATTATGTATACAGAGAAGAGTCTGGCTCTTCAGGAAGAGGGTGTCATCGTAGTTCAAACAACTCCAAGAATGACTAAAAACGGTCTTAAAGAGGTTTTCAAAGAGTTCTTTGGGATCACACCACTTAAAGTGAACTCTATGAGAGTGAACGGGAAAGTGAAGAGATTTAAAGGTATCGAAGGTAAAAGACCGGACTCTAAAAAGTTCTATGTCAAGCTTCCTGAAGATGCAAAAATCGAAAGCTTAGCGGTATAA
- the rplE gene encoding 50S ribosomal protein L5, with the protein MSRMKQKYNDIVPALREECGVKNPMQTPKLEKIVISVGAGEEGKDSKLIANMADTISLIAGQKAVIVNAKKSVAGFKAREGAPSGIRVTLRGENMYNFFDKLVSIALPRVKDFRGTPRKGFDGRGNYNFGLQEQLMFPEVEFDNIIKTHGMNITIVTSTEDDKEAFTLLEKLGMPFAKGRN; encoded by the coding sequence ATGAGTAGAATGAAGCAAAAGTACAATGACATCGTGCCTGCACTTAGAGAAGAGTGCGGGGTTAAAAACCCGATGCAGACACCTAAGCTTGAAAAGATCGTGATCTCTGTAGGTGCCGGTGAAGAGGGGAAAGACTCTAAACTCATCGCCAACATGGCAGATACGATCTCTCTTATTGCCGGACAAAAAGCAGTGATCGTGAACGCAAAGAAATCTGTTGCCGGTTTTAAAGCAAGAGAGGGTGCACCTTCAGGTATCAGAGTGACACTCAGAGGTGAAAACATGTATAACTTCTTTGACAAGCTCGTCTCAATCGCGCTTCCAAGAGTTAAAGACTTTAGAGGTACACCAAGAAAAGGTTTTGACGGACGCGGTAACTACAACTTTGGTCTTCAAGAGCAGTTGATGTTCCCTGAAGTTGAGTTTGACAACATCATTAAGACACACGGTATGAACATCACTATCGTTACAAGTACCGAAGATGACAAAGAAGCATTCACGCTTTTGGAAAAGCTTGGTATGCCTTTCGCTAAAGGGAGAAACTAA
- the rplX gene encoding 50S ribosomal protein L24: MAKKFKIKKGDQVMVIAGDDKGKTGEVLQVLTKKDAVIVAGCKIAKKAVKPSEQNKEGGFANVEMPIHISNVKKVEG; encoded by the coding sequence ATGGCGAAGAAATTCAAGATCAAAAAGGGTGACCAGGTAATGGTTATCGCTGGTGATGACAAAGGTAAAACCGGAGAAGTTCTTCAGGTTCTTACCAAAAAAGATGCAGTGATCGTTGCAGGTTGCAAAATAGCTAAAAAAGCTGTAAAACCTAGCGAACAGAACAAAGAGGGCGGATTTGCAAATGTTGAAATGCCGATCCATATCTCAAATGTAAAAAAAGTAGAGGGTTAA
- the rplP gene encoding 50S ribosomal protein L16 codes for MLMPKRTKWRKQQKGRNRGKSFRGNKIEFGDIAIKAVEAGRIDSRQIEAARITMTRRISRTGKTWIRVFPDKPLTAKPLETRMGKGKGAVDKWVMNIKPGRIIFEMAGVEESLAREALTLAIHKMPFKCKIITAKDSHEIY; via the coding sequence ATGTTAATGCCTAAAAGAACCAAATGGAGAAAGCAGCAAAAAGGTCGTAACCGAGGTAAGTCTTTCAGAGGTAACAAGATTGAGTTCGGTGATATTGCGATCAAAGCAGTTGAAGCTGGCAGAATCGATTCCCGCCAGATCGAAGCAGCGCGTATTACAATGACAAGAAGAATCAGCAGAACAGGTAAGACATGGATTAGAGTTTTCCCTGACAAGCCTCTTACAGCAAAGCCTCTTGAAACAAGAATGGGTAAAGGTAAAGGTGCTGTTGACAAATGGGTTATGAATATCAAGCCGGGAAGAATTATCTTTGAAATGGCAGGTGTTGAAGAGTCTCTTGCAAGAGAAGCACTTACACTAGCGATTCATAAAATGCCGTTTAAGTGTAAAATCATCACTGCAAAGGATAGTCATGAAATATATTGA
- the rplN gene encoding 50S ribosomal protein L14 — protein MIQGFTRLNVADNSGAKEIMCIKVLGGSKRRYASVGDVIVASVKKALPTGKVKKGKVVKAVVVRTKKEIQRENGSLIRFDDNAAVIIDDKKEPIGTRIFGPVSRETRYAGFMKIVSLAPEVW, from the coding sequence ATGATCCAGGGATTTACTAGACTGAATGTAGCAGACAACTCAGGTGCGAAAGAGATCATGTGTATCAAGGTTCTTGGCGGATCCAAAAGAAGATATGCATCTGTAGGTGATGTGATCGTTGCTTCTGTAAAGAAAGCACTTCCGACAGGAAAAGTTAAAAAAGGTAAAGTGGTTAAAGCGGTTGTTGTCAGAACAAAGAAAGAGATCCAGAGAGAAAATGGTTCACTTATCAGATTTGACGACAATGCGGCAGTGATCATCGATGACAAGAAAGAGCCAATAGGTACACGTATCTTCGGCCCTGTAAGTCGTGAAACAAGATATGCAGGATTCATGAAAATTGTATCACTTGCACCGGAGGTATGGTAA
- the rpsC gene encoding 30S ribosomal protein S3 yields the protein MGQKVNPIGLRLGINRNWESRWFPAKTRAADFLAEDYKIRKFLKKELFYAGVSNIIIERTVKKLRVNIVTARPGIIIGKKGADIEKLKATLTKMLGKDVAINIKEEKRPQASAQLAAENVATQLERRVAFRRAMKKVIQGALKSGAKGIKISVSGRLGGAEMARTEWYLEGRVPLHTLRAKIDYGFAEAHTTYGIIGIKVWIFKGEVLAKGIQQEPKEEKKGGRRPSRKRGE from the coding sequence ATGGGTCAAAAAGTCAATCCGATAGGTCTTAGACTAGGGATCAACAGAAACTGGGAGTCAAGATGGTTCCCTGCAAAAACAAGAGCGGCTGATTTTCTTGCTGAAGATTACAAGATCAGAAAATTTTTGAAAAAAGAGCTTTTCTATGCAGGTGTTTCCAACATCATCATTGAAAGAACGGTCAAGAAGCTCAGAGTGAACATCGTAACGGCACGTCCGGGTATCATTATCGGTAAAAAAGGTGCAGATATTGAAAAATTGAAAGCAACACTTACCAAAATGCTTGGTAAAGATGTAGCGATCAATATCAAAGAAGAGAAACGTCCTCAGGCATCTGCACAATTGGCAGCTGAGAATGTTGCGACACAGCTTGAAAGACGTGTTGCGTTCAGACGTGCAATGAAAAAAGTGATCCAGGGAGCACTTAAATCAGGTGCTAAAGGGATCAAAATTTCAGTTTCCGGTAGACTTGGCGGAGCTGAAATGGCTAGAACCGAGTGGTACCTTGAGGGAAGAGTTCCTCTGCATACACTTAGAGCAAAAATCGATTACGGTTTTGCTGAAGCACATACTACATACGGAATTATCGGTATCAAAGTATGGATCTTCAAAGGTGAAGTACTTGCCAAAGGAATTCAGCAAGAGCCAAAAGAAGAGAAAAAAGGTGGCAGAAGACCATCTAGAAAAAGAGGTGAATAA
- a CDS encoding type Z 30S ribosomal protein S14: protein MAKKSMIAKQKRKAKFSTQAYTRCNICGRPHSVYRDFGLCRVCLRKMANEGLIPGMRKASW from the coding sequence ATGGCTAAGAAATCAATGATTGCAAAGCAGAAGAGAAAAGCAAAATTCTCAACTCAGGCGTATACAAGATGTAACATTTGTGGTAGACCTCACTCAGTATATAGAGACTTTGGTCTTTGCCGTGTGTGTTTAAGAAAAATGGCCAATGAAGGTCTTATTCCTGGTATGCGTAAAGCAAGCTGGTAA
- the rplD gene encoding 50S ribosomal protein L4 codes for MSNVTTIKTTDLPQKFLEVHPHNLYLYCKAYAAGLRANTAQTKNRSAVSGGGKKPWAQKGGGRARAGSLRSPLFVGGGVAFGPSTNKNYDQKVNKKQKKLALYHALAEKAANDALFVVDNITVESGKTKDALAFVNSLEQRDVLVVKEMIDDKTFLAFRNLQNAYLVESNELNAYLAAAYHSVVIEKAVFEKLTKEA; via the coding sequence ATGAGTAATGTAACAACTATTAAAACAACTGACCTTCCACAGAAATTCCTGGAAGTACACCCGCACAACCTTTACCTTTACTGTAAAGCGTATGCTGCAGGGCTTAGAGCAAATACTGCCCAGACCAAGAACAGATCTGCTGTAAGCGGCGGTGGTAAGAAGCCATGGGCGCAAAAAGGCGGCGGACGCGCAAGAGCAGGTTCATTGAGATCTCCACTCTTTGTCGGCGGTGGTGTAGCGTTCGGACCAAGTACGAACAAGAACTATGACCAGAAAGTAAACAAAAAGCAGAAGAAACTTGCACTTTATCATGCCCTGGCTGAAAAAGCAGCGAACGACGCACTTTTTGTTGTAGACAACATCACTGTTGAGTCTGGTAAAACAAAAGATGCTTTGGCATTTGTGAACAGTCTTGAGCAGAGAGATGTACTTGTAGTAAAAGAGATGATCGATGACAAAACATTCCTGGCATTCAGAAATCTCCAGAACGCATACCTTGTTGAATCAAATGAGCTTAACGCTTATCTTGCAGCGGCATATCACTCTGTAGTGATCGAAAAAGCTGTATTTGAAAAATTGACGAAAGAGGCTTAA
- the rplV gene encoding 50S ribosomal protein L22 encodes MSRALLKFVRVSPTKARLIAREVQGMNAELALASLEFMPNKAAGIISKVIASAVANGDYEPEEVEITSCRVDKAAVMKRWRPRARGTASRIIKPTAHILVEVGPAKKDGEDA; translated from the coding sequence ATGAGTAGAGCATTATTGAAATTCGTAAGAGTATCACCTACAAAAGCTAGACTGATCGCCAGAGAAGTTCAGGGAATGAATGCGGAACTTGCATTGGCATCTCTTGAATTTATGCCGAACAAAGCAGCGGGTATCATCTCTAAAGTGATCGCTTCAGCGGTTGCAAACGGTGACTATGAGCCTGAGGAAGTAGAGATCACTTCCTGTAGAGTTGACAAAGCGGCGGTAATGAAAAGATGGAGACCTAGAGCAAGAGGTACTGCGTCAAGAATCATTAAACCAACAGCACATATCCTTGTTGAAGTTGGTCCAGCTAAAAAAGATGGGGAGGACGCATAA
- the rplB gene encoding 50S ribosomal protein L2, which yields MAIKTYKPTTPSRRYMTNLDSGDITAKPSVRALLKNLPRSAGRNSNGRITSRHREAGAKKLYRIIDFKRNKFGVEGTVATVEYDPYRNCRICLVKYVDGDRRYILQPKGLNVGDKIMAAEAGLDIKTGNAMKLKNIPVGTLVHNIELSPGHGGQIARSAGGYAQIMGRDGKYVSLRLPSGEMRYVLGECLATVGTVGNEDFSNIVIGKAGRSRHLGIRPQTRGSAMNPIDHPHGGGEGKTNSGRHPVSPWGMPTKGFKTRKKKASDKLIISKRKK from the coding sequence ATGGCAATTAAAACATATAAACCAACCACACCTTCACGTCGTTATATGACTAACCTTGACAGCGGTGATATCACTGCAAAGCCAAGCGTTAGAGCTCTACTGAAGAATCTTCCGAGATCTGCAGGTAGAAACAGTAACGGTAGAATTACATCTCGTCACAGAGAAGCGGGTGCGAAAAAACTTTACAGAATCATCGATTTCAAAAGAAACAAGTTCGGTGTTGAAGGTACAGTGGCAACTGTTGAGTACGATCCGTACAGAAACTGTAGAATCTGTCTTGTTAAATATGTAGACGGAGACAGAAGATATATCCTTCAGCCAAAAGGGCTTAATGTCGGTGACAAGATCATGGCAGCGGAAGCTGGACTTGACATCAAGACCGGTAATGCAATGAAACTGAAGAATATCCCTGTAGGTACACTGGTACACAATATTGAGCTCAGTCCGGGACACGGCGGTCAGATTGCACGTTCTGCCGGCGGTTATGCTCAGATCATGGGTAGAGACGGCAAATATGTATCTCTCAGACTCCCTTCCGGTGAGATGAGATATGTGCTTGGCGAGTGTCTGGCGACTGTCGGTACTGTAGGGAATGAAGACTTCTCCAACATCGTTATCGGTAAAGCAGGTAGAAGCAGACACCTTGGTATCAGACCACAGACACGTGGTTCTGCGATGAACCCGATCGATCACCCGCATGGTGGTGGTGAAGGTAAGACAAACTCTGGTCGTCACCCGGTATCTCCTTGGGGTATGCCAACAAAAGGGTTTAAGACTCGTAAGAAAAAAGCTAGTGACAAACTTATCATTAGCAAGAGAAAAAAGTAA
- the rplC gene encoding 50S ribosomal protein L3, with product MEFIVEKIGMSRTIDVPSVPVTLLKVVDTKVCEVREDGKALVAYNSSKKINKAIEGQQNKFGISKEFNKFMTIEVAEGTEAGDLDPAALAEAAVVKTSLNTKGRGFQGGMKRHGFGGGPGSHGHRFGRRIGSIGNAEWPGRVQKGKKMPGQYGNTKVTVKNEVISFDAENGILVLKGSIPGHNGARGLVRIVK from the coding sequence ATGGAATTTATCGTAGAAAAAATTGGTATGAGCAGAACTATCGACGTACCAAGTGTTCCTGTTACACTTCTTAAAGTCGTTGATACAAAAGTGTGTGAAGTAAGAGAAGACGGGAAAGCACTTGTTGCGTATAACAGCTCAAAAAAGATCAACAAAGCGATCGAGGGTCAGCAAAATAAATTTGGGATCTCCAAAGAGTTCAACAAATTTATGACAATCGAAGTTGCTGAAGGTACTGAAGCTGGTGATCTTGATCCGGCAGCATTGGCTGAAGCAGCAGTGGTTAAAACTTCTTTGAACACCAAAGGTAGAGGTTTTCAGGGTGGTATGAAGCGTCACGGTTTCGGCGGCGGACCTGGTTCACACGGGCACAGATTCGGTAGACGTATCGGTTCTATCGGTAACGCGGAATGGCCTGGACGTGTTCAGAAAGGTAAGAAAATGCCTGGACAGTACGGTAACACTAAAGTGACAGTAAAAAATGAAGTCATTTCATTCGATGCTGAGAACGGCATCCTAGTATTAAAAGGTTCAATTCCTGGTCACAACGGTGCCAGAGGATTGGTAAGGATCGTTAAATGA
- the rpsJ gene encoding 30S ribosomal protein S10 — MEKIRLKLKAYDHRVLDRSVAAIVDAVKRTGAEIRGPIPMPTKIKRYTVLKSPHVNKDSREQFEIRIHGRMIDIVSATSDTIDSLMKLDLAPEIEVEIRSMDK, encoded by the coding sequence ATGGAAAAAATTAGATTGAAGCTTAAAGCTTATGATCACCGTGTTTTAGACAGATCAGTTGCTGCTATCGTAGATGCAGTCAAGCGTACAGGTGCAGAGATTAGAGGGCCAATTCCAATGCCAACTAAGATCAAGCGTTATACCGTACTTAAATCACCACACGTAAACAAAGATTCACGTGAGCAATTCGAGATCAGGATTCATGGAAGAATGATCGACATCGTTTCAGCGACCTCAGATACAATCGATTCACTTATGAAGTTGGATCTTGCACCTGAGATCGAAGTTGAAATCAGATCAATGGACAAGTAG